Proteins encoded in a region of the Nicotiana tomentosiformis chromosome 9, ASM39032v3, whole genome shotgun sequence genome:
- the LOC138898504 gene encoding uncharacterized protein, translated as MENFSSPRQSLLMFLLFIFMFMVSLRGDETVDGSSIAQAPKMVNNTYNITHAVIDEKDGRGGGGGSGGAGRGWGGGGGGGGGSDGTGQGGGGGGGSGGGSREGGGGSGGGIGGSGGWGWGGGGGGWWAWGCRKQKKHSNNNGRDHRHRHMNNNQDYKIGEFAQCMVKGRCKGMRLDCPLHCGGPCFYDCIHMCKAHCRRRR; from the coding sequence ATGGAGAATTTCAGTAGTCCAAGACAAAGTTTGTTAATGTTTTTGttgtttatttttatgtttatGGTGAGTTTGAGAGGTGATGAAACTGTAGACGGAAGTAGTATTGCTCAAGCTCCAAAAATGGTCAACAATACCTACAACATTACTCACGCTGTTATCGACGAAAAGGACGGACGTGGAGGAGGAGGAGGCAGTGGAGGGGCCGGGCGCGGGTGGGGAGGTGGCggtggaggtggaggtggaaGCGATGGTACCGGCCAAGGAGGAGGTGGCGGAGGCGGCAGTGGTGGTGGCAGCCGAGAAGGAGGAGGTGGTAGTGGTGGGGGTATAGGAGGTAGTGGTGGATGGGGTTGGGGAGGAGGCGGGGGTGGGTGGTGGGCATGGGGATGTAGGAAACAAAAAAAGCATAGTAATAATAATGGAAGAGATCATAGACATCGGCATATGAACAATAATCAAGATTACAAGATAGGGGAATTTGCACAATGCATGGTTAAAGGAAGATGCAAAGGAATGCGTTTGGATTGTCCTCTTCATTGTGGTGGTCCTTGTTTTTATGATTGCATCCATATGTGCAAAGCTCACTGTCGCCGCCGCCGCTAA